The following is a genomic window from Mustela erminea isolate mMusErm1 chromosome 14, mMusErm1.Pri, whole genome shotgun sequence.
AGAGTgatttttaatctaaattattttgaatctaAATGTTTTCATCATTTAAGTTATTGATTCAATAACTATTTACTGATGTTTGCAATTGCTTGGTATGTTAAGGAAGTTGTTGCTTGTCAAACTTATTTATGTAAGTTAGTGGTAAAATTTGAAATTACTGCTATATCAGCGTTAAagcaatgaagtttttttttaagtttttgagtaGGTAGGGAAGTAGTAAGATCAGAACTGTGCTGGCTATATTAACCTGACCTGGGTTGAGACAGATGACTTAGAGGAACCCTAATTAGAAAAGTGTTACTTTAGTCTAGGTCAAGGCAAGAGAGATAAGGATGTTAACTAAGATATcagtaagaaaggaaagaatgcaaGAGCTTTTGGAAAAGAATGTGGGTGGCAGACTAAAATAAGTTAGAGGTTATGGTCTTAGATAAGTTGAGAGAATATGGCTCTGTTAATAAATCTAGAAGAAGAAATCATTGTGAGATATATAATGAGTTTATTTTAGGACATTTAGAAATGCCAAATTACCCATAGGTAATCTAAAATATAACTCTGGCTCTTGGGAAGTGCGTCAGAGTTGAACGCACAGATTTGGGTGTCTGCTATAATGGTGGATTTGGCAAAGCTTCTAGAGTATTCAGATTATCAAGAGAAAGAATATAGGAAGAAGAATACCAAAAGCAATACCTCAACGGATGTTTcctaaatgaagaagaaaaattaaaaccaacagAGGATATAGAATGATAGCTATGAAAGACAAGAGTTCATCACTGAGTAAACTCAGTAGTAGATCTTGATTATACCACTGGtgatagttgaaaaaaaaaaatcactaggcCAAAGTATGGTCTGGGAAAGATTTGATTCCAGTCTGCAGTTAGTTAAATATAGAAATTGAGAGTAAGTATTTAGATACTTCTTAGCAAGTTGACATTGCCCCCAACATCCAGATGCATGATCATTGGATTCCTCATTGAGCAGGAAATGGACAGCTTCAGTGGTGGAAAACACCTGTGATGAGCTTCTTGTGGTATAATCTGTACATGAGTCATACACAGAAACACCATATATGGGTCCAGGTTGGAATGGGTTAAAATAACCAATTTGTCCTTTGCCACAGAGAGTTTGAGAAGTACTACACCAGAGAGATGATGAGAGTTACCAGATTGCATGAAGTTAATGAGTGCTGGTGAGAGGGTAGTTTCACTTAAAAGAGATTGGCAGTTGTAATATTGACTGAAAAAGATACGATAGAACAGAGGAGTGTAATGATACAATATGGAAAAATGATAACTAATGGATAGAATTAGATCAAAGGCATATAGATAAATGCTTTAtccttgagaaaaaaatgtacactTAGTCAATATTTTATGTGTGCTCTAGAACATCTCTAGGTATCTATACCATTTAATTTGATCTTCAAAGGAATCTGGTCAGTTACGTGGAATATAACTGGTATAATTCATTACATTTACTTGTAAAGAAATGAGACAACAAATTTTAAGTGTCTTATCCATGACCACATGGTGAGAGGTTGGAAATATATTCATTCCTAGTTCTATACTATATCTACTATGAGTCTGGAAATAAGGACAGAAAAATGTTTGAGGAAAATAATGGCTGAAGACTTACCAAACTTATTGAAAAACATTAATCTACACATCTCAGAAGCTCAATGAATACCAAGTAGGATAAGTGCAAAACACATAATAGTCAAATTTTTGAAAGACAACAGAGGGAATCGTGAAAGCAGCAAGGAAGAAAAAGCCATCACGTAAAAGGAACGCCAATAAGATTTTTAGCTGACATCTCATCGGAATCAGTGAAGACCAACAGGCAGTGATATGACATATTTAaagtgcagagagaaaaaaatttatcaaTAAATAATCTACTGTCCAGCAGAAAGATctaaaaaatgaaggcaaaatactTTCCTAGATAAGCAGATCTAAAGAATTTGTTGTTAGCAGATCTGCCTTACAAAAAATGCTAGAGAATTTTTCAAGCTGGAAGTGACAACAGATAACAATTCTCATTTATACACAATAAAACAAAGTGTACTAATAAAGGTAATAATGAAAGACATTGCGTATTTTTCTCAAATCATTTAAAGGGAAGttcatgcaaatatatatatctatatatatattaaaatgtataaacatttggggtgataaattttatatagtatataaagttgtattctttttttagaagattttatttatttatttgacacagagagagacagtgagagagggaattgaagcagagggagtgggagagggagaagcaggactcccgccaagcagggagcccaatgtgtggctcaatcccaggatcctgggatcgtgacctgagcctaagacagacacttaacaactgacccacccaggccccctaaaGTTGTATTCTTATTATTCTTATCTCTATAACATATCAGAATGTAATATGTATAACAATAACAGCACTAAGGAGGTGGGTGTCAACAAAGCTGTATTGAAGTAAGAAAATTACATTAGATGATGACCTGAATCCACAGGAAGAAATGGTCAACAAACTCTATAAACACAtaatttccctcctttcttctctaaaATCCATAAAACTTTATACAATAATATGTAATAGCAATTCATATAGACTTAATGTATATTGTAACATGTAGACAATATGTGTAATAATAGTAACACAAGAGAGGAGGGAATAGTGCTATATAGGAATAAAGTTTCTATATCTTAATGGAATCAAGTTTATATAAATCTGAAATAGATTATGATAAGATGTACATTATAAGTCTTAGGCCAACCaatgagaaaataacaaaaataaattattaaagaacCCATACAAATATGCTcagctgatttttgacaaaggtagaAAACCAATTCAACGCAGGAAAGATGTCTTTTCCAAAATGCTGCTTCAGGAATTGGACATCCATCAGcaaaaaaaatgaaccttgaccTAAACCTCATACTTAATACAGAATCAAATCAAAATGcatcacagacttaaatgtaaaataaaaactataaaacttttagaaaaagacATGGGAGAGAATCTTCTGGATCTAGAGCTAAGCAAATTTCTATTCTacattgtactagaagttctagctaTAGCAattaatcaagaaaaatgaaagacttcTAGATAAGAAAGTAAGAAGTAAAACCgtctgtgtccctccaaaattcatttataaacTGTGTCCCACCAAAATTCATTTGCTGAGGTCTAATCCCTAGTGTTATCATATTTGAAGTTAAGGTCTTTAAAAGGTAATTAGATCTTGAAGGCagagccttcatgaatgggattattgCTCTTATTATCATCTTATTGCTCTATGATTTTGTATACAGAAAGTAGTGAAGTAGAAAATGAGACTGggagacttaaatataaaacctaGCTTTttaaggcaagggaagcaaaagcaaaaatgaactattgggacttcatcaagataaaaagattctgcacagcagaggaaacagaggaaacagttgacaaaactgaaaggcagcctacagaatgggagaagatattcacaaatgttttatcagataaagggctattatccaaaatctataaagaacttaacaaactcaacacccagaaaacaaataatccagtcaagaaatgggcagaaggctaCCTAGAAGCAGCTTCTCGGCCCCTTGTGGAACCTCTGTCAGGTTCAGCCTATTCGCCTCTACTCCAGCCTCCACTCCGGCCTCCACCATGTCCGTCAGGGTGACCCAGAAGTCCTACAAGGTGTCCACCTCCGGCCCCCGGGCCTTCAGCAGCCGCTCCTACACCAGCGGGCCTGGCTCCCGCATCAGCTCGTCCGCCTTCTCCCGGGTGGGCGGCAGCTTCCGGGGGGGCCTGAACAGCAGCATGAGTGTGGTCGGGGGCTacggcggcggggccgggggtaTGGGGGGCATCACGGCCGTCTCAGTGAACCAGAGCTTGCTGAGCCCCCTTAAGCTGGAAGTGGATCCCAACATCCAAGCTGTGCGCacccaggagaaggagcagatCAAGACCCTCAACAACAAATTTGCCTCCTTCATCGATAAGGTGAGGCACCTGGAGCAGCAGAACAAAGTTCTGGAGACCAAGTGGAGCCTCCTACAGCAGCAGAAGACCGCGCGGAGCAACATAGACAACATGTTCGAGAGCTACATCAGCAACCTCCGGCGGCAGCTGGACACCCTGGGCCAGGAGAAGCTGAAGCTGGAGGTGGAGCTTGGCAACATGCAGGGGCTGGTGGAGGACTTCAAGAATAAATATGAGGAGGAGATCAAAGAGCGTGCAGAAATGGAGAATGAATTTGTCCTCATCAAGAAGGATGTGGACGAAGCTTATATGAACAAGGTAGAACTCGAGTCCCGCCTGGAAGGGCTGACTGACGAGATCAACTTCTTAAGGCAGCTGTATGAAGAGGAGATCCGTGAGCTGCAGTCCCAGATCTCGGACACGTCTGTGGTCCTATCCATGGACAACAGCCGCTCCCTGGACCTGGATGGCATCATCTCCGAGGTCAAGGCTCAGTATGAGGACATCGCCAACCGTAGCCGGGCTGAGGCTGAGACCATGTACCAGATCAAGTACGAGGAGCTGCAGACATTGGCTGGGAAGCACGGGGATGACCTCCGTCGCACGAAGACGGAGATTTCTGAGATGAATCGGAGCATCAGCCGACTCCAGGCTGAGATCGAGGCCCTCAAAAACCAGAGGGCTGCCCTGGAGGCTGCCATTGCCGATGCTGAGCAGCGCGGGGAGCTGGCCATTAAGGATGCCAATGGCAAGGTGGCCGAGCTGGAGGCCGCCCTGCAGCGAGCCAAGCAGGACATGGCCCGGCAGCTGCGCGAGTACCAGGAGCTCATGAACGTCAAGTTGGCCCTGGACATTGAGATTGCCACCTACCGCAAGCTGCTGGAGGGCGAGGAGAGCCGGCTGGAGTCTGGGATGCAGAACATGAGTATCCATACTAAGACCACCAGCGGCTTTTCAGGTGGCCTGAGCTCGACCTATGGGGCCCTCCCAAGCCCTAGCCTCAACTATGGCCTGAGCTCCTTTCAGTCCAGCTTTGGCCCCTCCGGGTCCTTCAGCCGTGGTAGCTCCTCCAAGGCTGTGGTGGTGAAGAAGATTGAGACCCGTGACGGGAAGCTGGTGTCTGAGTCGTCTGATGTCCTGTCCAAGTGAACAACCACTGTGGTcccacccagcctccctgctctCATGGCTGCCATAGAGCCTTTGGGGGAAGGAGCTGTGCAGGGAAGCATTGGGAACAGGAGACTCACCTAAGACTCACTCAGCCCCAGTCCTCAGCCTGCCCCTGGGGGCGGTTCTGCTGCCCTGGGTACCCCTTCTTGTCCATGCCTCCAACTAAAAGCCAATTTGAGTGTCTTGTCCCAAATAAAGTCTCAGCTGGCTCTGCCcatcccaaaaaaaaaaaaaaaaaaaaaaaaaaaaaaaaaaaaaaaaaaaaaaaaaaaaaagaaatgggcagaagacatgaacagacatttttcctaggaagacatacaaatgaacaggagacacatgaaaatgcTCAACAGCACCAAGCAGCAGGGAAATActgatcaaaactacaatgagataccatctcacaccagtcagaatggctaaaattaacaaatcaggaaacaacagatgttggcaaagatgcaaagaaaggggaaccctcctacactgttggtgggaatgcaaggtggtgcagccactctggaaaacagtaagaaggttcctcaaaaagttaaaaatagagcttccctatgacccagcactactaggtatttaccccaaagatacaaatgtaatgatctaaaggggcacctacaccccagtgtttatagcaacaatgtccacataGCCAAACTGCaggaagagctgagatgtccttcaactgatgaatggataaagaagatgtggggtgtgtgtgtgtgtgtgtgtgtgtgtgtgtgtacacatacacaatggaatattacacagccatcagaaaggatgaaatcttaccat
Proteins encoded in this region:
- the LOC116572616 gene encoding keratin, type II cytoskeletal 8; this translates as MSVRVTQKSYKVSTSGPRAFSSRSYTSGPGSRISSSAFSRVGGSFRGGLNSSMSVVGGYGGGAGGMGGITAVSVNQSLLSPLKLEVDPNIQAVRTQEKEQIKTLNNKFASFIDKVRHLEQQNKVLETKWSLLQQQKTARSNIDNMFESYISNLRRQLDTLGQEKLKLEVELGNMQGLVEDFKNKYEEEIKERAEMENEFVLIKKDVDEAYMNKVELESRLEGLTDEINFLRQLYEEEIRELQSQISDTSVVLSMDNSRSLDLDGIISEVKAQYEDIANRSRAEAETMYQIKYEELQTLAGKHGDDLRRTKTEISEMNRSISRLQAEIEALKNQRAALEAAIADAEQRGELAIKDANGKVAELEAALQRAKQDMARQLREYQELMNVKLALDIEIATYRKLLEGEESRLESGMQNMSIHTKTTSGFSGGLSSTYGALPSPSLNYGLSSFQSSFGPSGSFSRGSSSKAVVVKKIETRDGKLVSESSDVLSK